One window of the Bacteroidales bacterium genome contains the following:
- a CDS encoding cyclase family protein encodes MQIIDLSHEISEQMTVFGEMEKPEITRKYTVKKDGFKLHELKINSHTGTHVDAPAHMIADRKNLDDFALNQFYGKGFILKVDQFAKSEIPLDFLKKHENQIRDTEFLILNSGWYKKWKTADYQINYPVLSQESAQWLTQFQLKGIGLDYISIDPTDSQDVPLHKIILGADFIIIENLTNLDTLQKSDFQFQCFPLKVNQADGSTSRAVAFV; translated from the coding sequence ATGCAAATAATTGACCTCAGCCACGAGATATCAGAACAAATGACTGTTTTTGGCGAAATGGAAAAACCAGAAATTACACGAAAATACACCGTAAAAAAAGATGGTTTTAAACTTCACGAACTAAAAATCAATAGCCATACAGGCACACACGTTGATGCACCTGCACATATGATTGCTGATAGAAAAAATTTAGACGATTTTGCTTTGAATCAATTCTATGGAAAAGGATTTATACTGAAAGTAGATCAATTTGCCAAGAGTGAAATACCTCTTGATTTTCTTAAAAAGCATGAAAATCAAATTCGAGACACTGAATTTTTAATTCTAAATTCGGGCTGGTACAAAAAGTGGAAAACAGCTGACTATCAGATAAATTATCCTGTTTTATCACAGGAGTCAGCTCAATGGCTTACACAATTCCAGCTTAAAGGAATTGGCTTGGATTATATCTCAATCGACCCAACCGATAGTCAGGATGTACCACTTCATAAGATTATCTTAGGTGCTGATTTTATTATTATTGAGAATTTGACCAATTTAGATACTTTGCAAAAAAGCGACTTTCAATTTCAATGTTTTCCTTTAAAAGTGAATCAAGCCGATGGATCAACTTCTCGAGCTGTAGCTTTTGTTTAA
- a CDS encoding DEAD/DEAH box helicase: MILFDELNINNPLLNALADLEYFTPTPIQEKAFPMIMSGADIVGIAQTGTGKTFAYLLPILRQLKFSDQRHPRILIIVPTRELVKQVVEEIEKLTKYMNVRFAGVYGGTNINTQKQLVYNGLDILVGTPGRLIDLTLTGTLRLKYIQKLVIDEVDEMMNQGFLKPLTRFFENLPERRQNLMFSATLTEEVEALIQSTFNQPQKIEIARHGTPLEQIKQKAYAVPNFHTKANLLIHLLKNGSIDKALIFVDSKKLADRLFEQIKSDFPEQIGVIHSNKSQNFRFRILQEFEDDKIKVLIATDLISRGIDISEVTHVINFDIPKIPGDYIHRIGRTGRADKAGIAISFINEAELEYQKQIEDLMKMPIPMLDFPESVEVSTLFTDDELPKQKMKNYLRMPKISSQGAFHEKSEKNRQVNSGSPSQKRKKHKKPIKRSARKKI, from the coding sequence ATGATTCTTTTCGACGAGTTAAACATAAACAACCCTCTGCTGAATGCCTTAGCCGACTTGGAGTATTTCACGCCCACACCCATTCAGGAAAAAGCTTTTCCTATGATTATGTCGGGAGCAGATATTGTTGGAATAGCTCAAACCGGAACGGGTAAAACATTCGCCTACCTCCTCCCTATTCTCCGACAATTAAAATTTTCAGATCAAAGACATCCAAGAATTTTAATTATTGTACCTACCCGAGAGCTGGTAAAGCAAGTGGTGGAAGAAATTGAAAAGCTCACAAAATATATGAATGTTCGTTTTGCCGGAGTTTATGGCGGAACAAATATCAACACCCAAAAACAATTGGTTTATAACGGATTAGACATTTTAGTGGGTACACCGGGAAGGTTGATTGATTTAACTCTGACCGGGACGTTGCGCTTGAAATACATTCAAAAGCTGGTGATTGATGAAGTAGATGAAATGATGAATCAGGGCTTTTTAAAGCCGCTAACCCGTTTCTTTGAAAACCTACCCGAAAGACGGCAAAATCTGATGTTCTCTGCTACTTTAACAGAAGAGGTTGAGGCTTTGATTCAATCCACCTTCAATCAACCACAGAAAATAGAAATTGCAAGACACGGAACACCACTTGAGCAGATTAAGCAAAAAGCCTATGCTGTTCCTAACTTCCATACCAAAGCCAATCTGCTTATCCATTTGCTAAAAAATGGCAGTATTGATAAAGCCTTGATTTTTGTAGATAGCAAAAAATTGGCAGATCGCTTATTTGAACAAATAAAATCAGATTTTCCTGAACAAATTGGTGTAATTCATTCCAATAAATCTCAAAACTTCAGGTTTAGAATACTCCAAGAATTTGAAGACGACAAGATTAAGGTTCTGATAGCTACTGATCTTATCTCGCGAGGAATTGATATTAGTGAAGTTACTCACGTAATCAATTTTGATATACCAAAAATTCCCGGCGATTATATTCACAGAATAGGCAGAACAGGACGTGCAGATAAAGCAGGAATTGCAATCTCTTTTATTAACGAAGCTGAATTGGAATATCAAAAACAGATTGAAGACTTGATGAAGATGCCTATTCCTATGCTCGACTTCCCCGAATCTGTTGAAGTATCAACGCTCTTTACCGATGATGAACTTCCCAAGCAAAAGATGAAGAATTATCTTAGAATGCCCAAAATATCCAGTCAGGGAGCATTCCACGAAAAATCTGAAAAGAATAGGCAGGTAAATTCAGGCAGTCCAAGCCAGAAAAGAAAAAAACATAAAAAACCTATCAAGCGAAGCGCAAGGAAAAAAATATAA